Proteins co-encoded in one Luteolibacter rhizosphaerae genomic window:
- the pgsA gene encoding CDP-diacylglycerol--glycerol-3-phosphate 3-phosphatidyltransferase, with translation MNLPNAITVSRLILTAVFVAAVGFPGTTGYMIALITFSVAAATDWLDGYLARKLGLVTPLGKLLDPLADKILVCAAFVYFSAQPVNGYHCPVWVTALIIAREFLVTGLRQIAVEAGQVLAADRLGKWKTTFQLTFCITGLVWLTFSSMKDAGAFGSLLRDWANPKSWLMPVSLWTAVALTMISGANYVWSSRKLLVAAR, from the coding sequence GTGAACTTACCGAATGCCATCACCGTCTCCCGCCTGATCCTCACGGCGGTTTTCGTGGCGGCGGTGGGTTTCCCCGGCACCACGGGCTACATGATCGCGCTGATCACCTTCTCGGTGGCAGCGGCGACGGATTGGCTTGATGGCTATCTGGCGCGGAAGCTCGGGCTGGTCACGCCGCTGGGCAAGCTGCTGGACCCGCTGGCGGACAAGATCCTGGTGTGCGCGGCCTTCGTGTATTTTTCCGCCCAGCCGGTGAATGGATACCACTGTCCGGTGTGGGTTACCGCCCTGATCATCGCGCGTGAGTTCCTCGTCACCGGACTGCGCCAGATCGCCGTAGAGGCAGGGCAGGTGCTCGCCGCGGACCGGCTGGGCAAATGGAAGACGACCTTCCAGCTCACCTTCTGCATCACCGGTCTGGTCTGGCTGACCTTTTCCTCGATGAAGGATGCGGGTGCTTTCGGTAGCTTGCTCCGTGATTGGGCGAATCCCAAGTCCTGGCTAATGCCGGTCTCCCTTTGGACGGCTGTGGCGCTGACCATGATCTCCGGCGCGAACTACGTCTGGAGCAGCCGCAAGCTGCTGGTGGCGGCACGCTGA
- a CDS encoding DUF1330 domain-containing protein: MPAYAAAHLRSVQMGEEIVEYLRRIDDTLPPFEGRFLSHGKTPEVTEGEWPGHLVLIEFPDIERARGWYHSPAYQAILPLRTKNSDGSAILLEGVGPDYRAADFLKALGLG; encoded by the coding sequence ATGCCAGCCTACGCCGCCGCACACCTCCGTTCCGTCCAGATGGGTGAAGAGATCGTCGAGTATCTCCGCCGGATCGATGACACCTTGCCGCCCTTCGAGGGCCGCTTCCTCAGCCACGGCAAGACGCCGGAGGTCACGGAAGGCGAGTGGCCGGGACATCTCGTGCTGATCGAGTTCCCCGATATCGAGCGGGCGCGGGGCTGGTATCACTCACCCGCCTACCAGGCGATCCTACCGCTGCGGACGAAAAACAGCGATGGCAGCGCCATCCTGCTGGAAGGCGTGGGCCCCGACTACCGCGCGGCGGACTTCCTGAAGGCCTTGGGCCTGGGCTGA
- a CDS encoding GNAT family N-acetyltransferase, protein MKPPENFHLPRLRLRRPLVSDVDAMFEYGSDPEVARYADWPVRTSKDGMEEGILRRAQQWEAGTDYYWVITLPEEDRAIGGISCSLESDAAEIGFLLHRRHWGKGFATEAARAVLTTALSLSRVNKVWATCDTGNTASIRVLEKIGMKRDGILHASTIRPNLAPGIPRDAFSYVLGRGDLI, encoded by the coding sequence ATGAAACCTCCGGAGAACTTTCACCTCCCTCGCCTCCGTCTACGACGCCCGCTCGTCTCCGACGTGGACGCCATGTTCGAATACGGCAGCGACCCGGAGGTGGCACGCTATGCCGACTGGCCGGTGCGGACCAGCAAGGACGGCATGGAAGAGGGCATCCTGCGCCGGGCGCAGCAATGGGAGGCGGGCACGGATTACTACTGGGTCATCACCCTGCCGGAAGAGGATCGCGCCATCGGCGGGATCTCCTGCAGCCTGGAGAGCGATGCCGCGGAGATCGGCTTCCTCCTGCACCGCCGCCATTGGGGCAAGGGCTTCGCCACGGAGGCAGCCCGCGCCGTTCTGACAACGGCGCTCTCATTGTCTCGGGTGAACAAGGTCTGGGCCACCTGCGACACCGGGAATACCGCCTCCATCCGCGTGCTGGAGAAGATCGGCATGAAGCGCGACGGCATCCTCCACGCATCGACCATCCGGCCCAATCTCGCCCCGGGGATTCCCCGTGACGCCTTCTCCTATGTCCTTGGGCGGGGCGATCTCATCTGA